From one Pseudothermotoga sp. genomic stretch:
- a CDS encoding beta-glucosidase: MNLSEILPRLTLEEKVRIVVGVGIPGLFGNPASKVTGVAGETHSIVRLNIPSARLADGPAGLRISPTREGDERTYHATAFPIASMLASTWNREIVESVGKAMGEEVREYGVDILLAPAMNIHRNPLCGRNFEYYSEDPVLSGEMAAAFVKGVQSQGVGACLKHFVANEQETNRMSVDTIVSERALREIYLKAFEIAVKKSKPWTVMSAYNKLNGKYCSQHEWLLKKVLKGEWGFDGFVMTDWYAGDNPVEQLKSGNDLIMPGKTYQVNRERRDEIEEILQAIKEGRLSEEKLDQCVKNILKTLMNSPSFKNYQYSNSPDLSAHAKIAYEAGSEGVVLLKNKGVLPLDEAERIALFGTGQIETIKGGTGSGDTHPRYTVSILEGLREGKFCVDEKLAKIYEDYIEQMRCKEDYKVRRDPWGTPIRPKLPEDFLKEEQIEKLASKNDAAIIVISRISGEGYDRKPVEGDFYLSNDERKLVETVSRIFHESGKKVVVLLNIGSPVEIASWENLVDAIVLVWQAGQETGRIIADVLSGKINPSGKLPTTFPMDYDDVPSWNFPGEPRQDPKRVVYEEDIYVGYRYYDTFGVRPVYEFGFGLSYTKFEYSELKVFLEKNALKISFAVTNVGNFAGKEIAQIYIKAPKGRLDKPLQELKEFHKTKLLVPGQTERISLSIPVKDLASFDGGEWIIEGGEYEIRIGSSSRDIRLKGTVPLEEKRFNP, translated from the coding sequence ATGAACCTGAGTGAGATTCTTCCTCGATTAACGCTGGAGGAGAAAGTGAGAATCGTTGTTGGAGTCGGAATTCCTGGTTTATTTGGTAATCCTGCCTCTAAAGTGACGGGAGTCGCTGGTGAGACGCATTCAATAGTCAGATTGAATATCCCTTCGGCGCGTTTGGCAGACGGACCAGCCGGGCTCAGAATAAGCCCGACGAGGGAAGGGGACGAACGAACCTATCATGCCACCGCATTTCCCATCGCCTCGATGCTCGCTTCTACTTGGAACAGAGAAATCGTTGAAAGCGTCGGTAAGGCTATGGGTGAAGAAGTGCGAGAGTACGGCGTAGACATCCTCCTCGCTCCCGCGATGAACATACACAGAAACCCTTTGTGTGGGAGAAATTTTGAGTATTATTCAGAAGATCCCGTACTTTCTGGTGAGATGGCTGCGGCGTTCGTCAAAGGAGTTCAGTCCCAAGGTGTTGGAGCTTGTCTGAAGCATTTCGTAGCGAACGAGCAAGAAACGAACAGAATGTCCGTAGATACGATCGTGTCAGAGAGAGCTTTGAGAGAGATATATCTCAAAGCTTTTGAAATCGCTGTGAAAAAGTCGAAGCCTTGGACCGTGATGAGTGCCTACAACAAGCTCAACGGAAAATATTGTTCCCAACACGAATGGCTTCTTAAAAAAGTACTCAAAGGGGAATGGGGTTTCGATGGTTTCGTGATGACCGATTGGTACGCTGGTGACAATCCTGTAGAACAACTCAAATCAGGAAACGATCTCATCATGCCTGGAAAAACCTACCAAGTGAACAGGGAAAGGAGAGACGAAATAGAGGAGATCTTACAAGCTATAAAAGAAGGAAGATTGAGCGAAGAAAAACTCGATCAATGCGTGAAGAACATCTTGAAAACTCTGATGAACAGTCCTTCATTTAAGAATTATCAATACTCAAACAGTCCAGATTTGAGCGCACACGCAAAGATTGCTTACGAGGCGGGTAGCGAGGGTGTAGTTCTGTTGAAGAACAAAGGTGTCCTTCCTTTGGATGAAGCTGAGAGGATCGCTCTATTTGGAACTGGACAAATCGAGACTATAAAAGGAGGCACAGGTAGCGGTGATACGCATCCACGTTACACTGTCTCGATCCTTGAAGGCTTGAGAGAAGGAAAGTTTTGTGTTGATGAAAAACTCGCAAAAATCTACGAGGATTACATCGAACAAATGCGTTGCAAAGAGGATTACAAAGTCAGAAGGGATCCTTGGGGCACACCCATAAGGCCAAAGCTTCCTGAGGATTTCTTGAAAGAAGAACAAATAGAAAAATTAGCTTCGAAGAACGATGCGGCGATCATTGTGATCAGCAGGATCTCTGGTGAAGGATACGATCGAAAACCTGTGGAAGGCGACTTCTATCTTTCCAACGATGAGCGAAAGCTTGTTGAAACTGTGTCGAGGATTTTCCATGAATCTGGAAAGAAAGTGGTCGTTCTTTTGAACATAGGTAGCCCCGTTGAAATTGCGAGTTGGGAAAATCTCGTAGATGCGATCGTTCTTGTTTGGCAAGCGGGTCAGGAAACAGGTAGGATAATCGCGGACGTTTTGTCTGGCAAGATCAATCCTTCCGGAAAGCTTCCAACAACATTCCCAATGGATTACGATGATGTGCCTTCGTGGAACTTTCCAGGTGAACCAAGACAGGATCCAAAGAGGGTTGTTTATGAAGAAGATATATACGTTGGTTATAGATACTACGACACGTTCGGTGTGAGACCAGTTTACGAATTTGGCTTTGGCCTTTCTTATACTAAATTTGAATACAGCGAGCTGAAAGTCTTTCTGGAAAAAAATGCATTGAAAATTTCTTTCGCGGTGACAAACGTTGGAAACTTTGCAGGCAAAGAGATTGCACAAATTTACATCAAAGCTCCGAAAGGAAGATTAGACAAACCATTACAAGAACTCAAAGAGTTCCACAAAACAAAGCTTTTAGTTCCCGGACAAACTGAGAGAATATCACTGAGCATACCTGTAAAAGACCTTGCAAGTTTCGATGGCGGAGAATGGATCATCGAGGGTGGTGAGTACGAAATAAGGATAGGATCTTCCTCGAGGGATATTCGCTTGAAAGGAACAGTTCCTCTCGAAGAAAAGAGGTTCAATCCCTAA
- a CDS encoding alkaline shock response membrane anchor protein AmaP, whose translation MSTRALLGLFAWALVLELFVLIYYLQRGIRPFEFYLNVVLLILTALFLIILIFREKRRRGRDDEPE comes from the coding sequence ATGAGCACACGTGCTTTGCTTGGTTTGTTTGCGTGGGCGTTGGTGCTCGAGTTGTTTGTACTGATTTATTATCTTCAACGTGGAATTAGACCGTTCGAGTTCTATTTGAATGTAGTGCTTTTGATTCTCACCGCTCTTTTCTTGATCATTTTGATCTTTCGAGAAAAGCGAAGAAGGGGGCGTGACGATGAACCTGAGTGA
- a CDS encoding ABC transporter ATP-binding protein — MNRLVVRNLSKVFNVGFFSKKRIEAVKNVSFEINEKEIISLVGESGSGKTTTAKMILRLLPPTSGEILFEGKDVWRDLSNKEQLKDFRRKVHAVFQDPFASYNPFYPVERTLWQAIGLLERKPSNRKEAMAIIKDSLIKVGIDPKDVLGKYPHQISGGQKQRIMIARCWILRPLLIVADEPTSMIDASCRGGIIKLLMELREERGTSIIFITHDLGLAYYVSDRIFVMKDGCIVEHGHTDKVVLEPTHNYAKTLVASIPKLYRKLEDV, encoded by the coding sequence ATGAATAGACTCGTTGTCAGAAACCTTTCGAAGGTGTTCAATGTAGGTTTTTTCTCCAAGAAGCGCATAGAAGCCGTGAAGAATGTGTCTTTCGAAATCAACGAAAAAGAGATCATCTCGCTCGTGGGGGAAAGTGGTTCTGGCAAAACGACCACCGCCAAGATGATCCTGAGGTTGCTCCCACCAACATCGGGAGAAATCCTCTTTGAGGGAAAAGACGTTTGGAGAGATTTAAGTAACAAAGAACAGTTGAAAGATTTCCGAAGAAAAGTACATGCAGTTTTTCAAGATCCATTTGCGAGTTACAATCCCTTCTATCCTGTCGAGAGAACTCTGTGGCAAGCGATCGGTCTTCTTGAAAGAAAGCCTTCGAACAGAAAGGAAGCGATGGCGATCATAAAAGATTCACTCATCAAGGTGGGCATTGATCCGAAAGACGTTCTGGGGAAATATCCACATCAGATTTCTGGTGGTCAAAAGCAGAGGATCATGATAGCCAGATGCTGGATTTTAAGACCCCTACTCATCGTGGCTGATGAACCGACTTCGATGATAGATGCTTCCTGCAGAGGGGGGATAATAAAACTCCTCATGGAACTGAGAGAAGAACGGGGCACATCGATAATTTTTATAACCCATGATCTTGGACTCGCTTACTACGTTTCGGACAGAATCTTTGTCATGAAGGATGGTTGCATCGTCGAGCATGGTCACACAGATAAAGTCGTGCTCGAACCGACTCACAATTATGCCAAGACGCTGGTTGCCAGCATACCCAAACTTTACAGGAAATTGGAAGACGTGTGA
- a CDS encoding ABC transporter ATP-binding protein — protein MKVKQILLEAEDVKAYYKLGRIFVKAVDGVTLEIFEDEVVGVVGESGCGKTTLSNVLFMNVLKPLILIGGRIVLKVNGVPNEISSLTRDEVKKRFWGKEISIIPQSAMNALMPTIKIESYIKHLAESHRIPEKQLLSKARERFQEVGLDPVWLKRYPFELSGGMKQRAVIAIATILNPKLLIADEPTSALDVVNQKVFLKVLMKLKRHNVIKSILFITHDIATVRQIADRMIIMYAGKIVEISPIEKILERPLHPYSQGLLNSVLTPEPEVKKRGIVVVPGTPPNLIDPPSGCRFHPRCVHVMKICEKEEPILKEIEPGRKVACFLYAEERT, from the coding sequence ATGAAGGTGAAGCAGATACTTTTAGAAGCAGAAGATGTGAAGGCCTATTACAAACTTGGAAGAATTTTCGTCAAAGCCGTGGACGGGGTGACTTTGGAAATCTTCGAAGACGAAGTGGTCGGTGTTGTGGGTGAATCTGGTTGTGGAAAAACGACTCTTTCGAACGTACTGTTCATGAACGTGCTGAAGCCACTCATTTTGATCGGTGGGAGGATCGTTTTGAAAGTGAATGGAGTACCAAACGAGATTTCTTCTTTGACTCGGGATGAAGTCAAGAAGAGATTCTGGGGTAAAGAAATCTCTATTATACCTCAGTCAGCCATGAACGCACTGATGCCTACGATAAAGATAGAAAGTTACATAAAACATCTTGCTGAGTCTCATCGAATACCAGAGAAACAGTTACTTTCGAAAGCTAGGGAGAGATTTCAAGAAGTCGGCTTGGACCCGGTGTGGTTGAAGAGATATCCGTTCGAGTTGAGCGGGGGTATGAAGCAGAGGGCTGTGATAGCCATAGCGACTATCTTGAATCCGAAGCTCCTCATCGCCGATGAACCAACTTCAGCACTCGATGTGGTGAATCAGAAGGTGTTTCTCAAAGTTTTGATGAAGTTGAAACGACACAATGTGATAAAAAGTATCCTCTTCATAACGCACGACATAGCCACCGTCAGACAGATTGCAGACAGGATGATCATCATGTACGCAGGAAAAATTGTCGAAATCTCTCCAATCGAGAAGATCCTCGAAAGACCGTTGCATCCATACAGCCAAGGTTTACTCAATTCTGTTTTGACACCAGAACCAGAAGTGAAGAAAAGGGGTATCGTGGTTGTTCCAGGGACGCCACCCAATCTGATAGATCCACCCTCTGGCTGTAGGTTCCATCCAAGGTGTGTTCATGTGATGAAAATTTGCGAGAAAGAAGAGCCTATCTTGAAAGAGATCGAACCTGGAAGAAAAGTTGCTTGCTTTTTGTACGCGGAGGAGAGAACATGA